The genomic window GCGCACCGGTCCGATCGATGTCGGACGGGGCGAATCGGGGCGGGAGTGTACCGAGCGTCCCGGACCGGTCAATGCCGAGTCGGGCGTCTCGCTAGCGAGCTCGCCAGGGGCGTTTGGCGTCGAATTGTCCCCGGGCGCGAACCTGGCCGTACCTGACGCCGTTCAGGCTAGCTCGAGCGGCCAGGGAGTCAGCAACTCGACCCCCGAGTCGGTAACGACGTAGTTTTGTTCGAGTCGCAGGCCCGTGCGCAGGTCGCGATGATAGAGTCCCGGCTCGGCGGTGAAGAAATCGCCGACAGCGAAATGGTCGTCCCATTCGGGGTTGAGATGGGGCCCTTCGTGCGGGGCGAGGCCGACGCCGTGCCCCAAATGGTGGTTGAACGCCCAGGGGGATTGCAGATCGAGCCGCTGCTGGGCGTCGAGGTGCAGCTCGCGGCAACTGACGCCGGGGCGGACGGTCGATTCGATCCAGGCGAAGAGCTCCTGCACGGCCTTCCAGGCCCGCAGTTGCTCGGGCGTGGGATCACCCCCGACGGCAATTGTGCGGGCGTTGTCGCTGTAGTAGCCGCGGAAGCCGACCCCCAAATCGAGGATCCACAGCTCGCCGGCTTGGGCCAGCCGGTCGCGCGGGGGACCTCCGCGGGAGCAGCTTTGGAAGTCTTGCCCCAGGTAGGTCAGCGGTTCTCCGAGCGTCGTCACGGCGACCGTGTGAAGCTCGCAGTACAGGTCCAGCTCCGACAGCCCGGGGCGGATGATTTGCCGGGCGCGGGCGTACATCGCGGCGTTCGCCTCGTTGGCCCGGCGCATCATTCGCAGTTCGTCGGCGTCCTTGCGGCGGCGGAGGGCGAACAGCGTCGGTTCGGCGTCAACGACGGGGCTCGCGGCGGCCGCTTGCAGCGCCGGGCGCCAGTGAGACCACTCACCCGCGGTCGTCCCGGTCGTCGGCTGAAGCGCCGCCACGAGCGCGGCGGCGCTGGCGGCCGCCTGGTCGTCGCGGAAGGTGGAGAACCGCTTGGCCGCGTAGCCTGCCGTTTCGTCCGCGGCGGCCGGGGTTCCCAGTTTGCGATCGGGAAGGGCCAACGTCAGCCGGCCATCGGCGTCGAGCGCCGCGCAAGGAGTCCACAGCGGCCCGAGATGGACTCCGGTGAGCCACTGGATCGATTCTCCGCGAGTCAGCAGAACACGGCTCCAGCCGTGTCGTTCCATCTCGGCCAGCAGTCGTTGCTGGCGCCGCCGGCAAGCGGCCAAATCGGGGGCGTAGGGGTGATGTTCGGGCATCGGTTTCTCGCTGGCATAGCGGCGGGGCGACGGCGAGCTGGGGGAGTTCGTCTCGTCGGACCGGGGTCAGCTACCCTAATGGCAGCCCCCCGGGTTTAGCAATCGGTCGACGTGCGGTTCCGGGTCGAGGGGACGCGATCGTCTAGTGCAAAGGCTCCTGGCGCCCGAGGGCTCGATTCCTGTCTCATATCGGGACATTCGTCCCGGGTTGGGACGGATTCAGGCTTCTCAGCCCCTTGGGACGGTGGCTGATCAGTCGGGCTGATGTGAATGTAAGTCCATTTGCAGCAAATGGTTGCGCTGTTTGTGATTGATCTCAGCCAGTTCTGCAGAGACTTGGCACGCCGAGTGCGGTTAGAGGACATATCACTAAGGGGCAAGCCGCTTGAGCGAGTCAGGCTGGACCGCCTGCCTTGAACTCTTTTCCCGAGAGGACCAGTAGGATGCTCGTACTCAGTCGTAAAGTTGGTGAACGAATTCACGTCGGCAACGGCATTGTCGTGGAGGTTCGTCGAGTCGCCGGCAATCGGGTGACGATAGCCGTCGAGGCGCCCCGAGACATGCGAATCCTTCGCGGCGAGCTGTTCGAGGCCGCCACGTCGTTCGAGGGCGAACAGGCAGTCCCGGACGACGAAGAGACGGCGAGTTCGCCGGTCGTTCTCGGTCATGGCGATCTCGGGCTTTCCGTTTCCTCGCATACGGTGGCGTAACCGGCGCGACGCGATTGCCGATGGAAGCAGGGCCGAGTGCGCTCGCCGCGGATTTGACGTATGCACGAGGCAGCATGCGTCGTCCGAGGCGGGCGCATTCGGCTCTTTTTTTGTCGCTTGCGGGCTAGTTGCCGCTGGCCGTGAGGCCGTGACTGGCGTTTCGCCCGCTCGCATTCGCTAGCACGCGCCGGCGGCGTTGACGCGGTTTGCCGCGGCGCCCTACTCTCTCGGCCCTCGCGCCCGGGGTCACGACGCCCGCGGGGTTGCGAACATTCTCGGCCGTTGACAGGCTCGTCATGCAGGGATGCAGGACAAGTTGCGCACGTGGCCCGCACTTGCGGGGCGTCGTGTTGCATGCGCTGGCGGCGGCGTGTTTGGCTGCGACGCTGGGGGGGTGCAGCACCTCGTCAAATCGGTGGGTCTCGCTGCGGACGACCCCGCGCAATCCGCTCACCGACACCTTGGGGCTCGTGACGCGTCAAGGGCCGAAGCCGACCGAGCGGACGATGCAGTTGTTGCGTCGGTACGACATGGTCGGTCGACTGCAGGGAGACCGCGCCGCACTGTTGGCTGAGATCGAGGCGATCGATCGTCGCGAGCCGAATCGCGAACACGCCTACGCCCAGGCCGAGCTGGCGTACGTCGGGGCCAAGAAGGCCGAAACGGCGATGAAGACCGACGAGGCGCTCAAACTGTACGGGGCCTCGGTGCTGCACGCCTATCGCTATCTGTTCGCCGACGGCTACGCGGCGACGAGCAACCCGTACGATCCGCAGTTTCGCCGGGCGTGCGATCTGTATAACGGTGCGCTTGAGGGGACGTTGCGCATTGTTCGCGCGGGCGGCAAGCTGAGCCCGGGAACGACGCACATGCTGCATGCCGCCGACGGCGACTGCCAGATCGAAGTCGTGCTGCGCAGCAACGGGTGGCATGCGGACGACATCGACCACATCGAATTCGTCAGCGACTACGAAGTCCACGGCCTGCGGAACCACTATCACAATTTCGGTTTGGGGGTGCCGCTGATCGCGGTGCGTCGGCACCACGAGGGCGCCGACCCGGACGAAGCGTTCTACCCGCCCGACTTGTCGTTCCCGGTGACGGCGTTCCTGCGGATCGAGTCGGACGCGTTGCGCGAACGTCCTCCGGTCCAGGGGCCTTCCCTTGCGGCGACGGCGACGACCAAGCTGCCGCAGCCGGTGACGCGGGCCGTGCTGGAACTGTACGATCCGCTCGAAGCGACGTCGGTGGCCGTGGCGGAAGCGAAGGTGCCGCTCGAAACCGACTTGAGCACGCCGTTGGCCCACTTCCTCAGCCAGCCGGCGCTCGACGACGACCGGGTGTCGACCCTGGGGCTGCTCAAGCCGGAAAAAGTGGCGCAGCTCACCGGGCTGTACATGCTCGAGCCGTATCGTCCCGACAAGATCCCGGTCGTGATGGTCCACGGGCTGTGGTCGAGCCCGGTGACCTGGATGGAGATGTTCAACGATCTGCGGAGCGATCCGTACTTGCGGGATTACTACCAGTTCTGGTTTTACCTGTACCCGACGGGTCAGCCGTTCTGGTACAGCGCGGGCAGAATGCGCGAGGATCTGGCGGTCATGCGGCAAACGCTCGACCCCGCCAGACGGGAGCCGGCGCTCGACCAGATGGTGCTGGTGGGCCACAGCATGGGAGGGCTTGTCTCGAAGCTGCAAACGGTCGACAGCCGCGATGCGTTCTGGAAGACGGTCAGCGAGAAGCCGTTCGCCGAGTTGCAGGCCGAGGAGGCGCAACGCAAAGAGCTGGCCAATGCGTTTTTCTTTGATCCCAATCCGAGCGTGCGGCGGGTCGTCACGATCGGCACGCCCCACCGCGGCAGCGAGTTTTCGAACGATCTGACTCGCTGGCTGAGCCAGAAGCTGATCCGGATCCCCGCGCAGATGCTGCAGGGACGGAACGAACTGTTCGCCCGCAATCCGGGCTACTTCCGCAACGAGTCGGCGCTTAAGATCAACACGAGCATCGATTCGCTCTCTCCCTCGTCGCCGATTCTGCCCGTGCTGTTGGCGGCCGATCCGGGACCGTGGGTGCGATACCACAACGTGGTGGGCCAGGCGCCTCGCGACGGACTGACCAACAAGGTTTCGATGTGGATCGCCGGCGAAGGAGACGGGGTGGTCTCGCTGGTCAGCGGCGAAGTGGAATCAGCCGCTTCGCAGATCGTGGTGCCGGCGGATCACCAAAGCGTCCACCGACACCCGCAAAGCATCCTGGAAGTCCGCCGCGTCTTGCTCGAGCACCTCGACGACCTGCGGAAACATCCCTCCGGAACCGGGGTGCGCTTCGCCTCGTCGGGCGAGGCGAATTCGGAGACCGGCTTGCCTGAGGCGGGATCGCCTTGGCAGGGCGTTCCCGTCGCGGTCCCGGCGGCAAGGCCGTACGTCGGTTCCTCGACGGGGGGCGAAGTCTACGGCCCGGCGCCGGCGGTCTTGCGATAACGATCAATCGCTGCGCAGACTCGGCGGCCGACCAAACGCCTGCGTTACTTCCGGGCGGCCACCTGCGATCGCAACGGGGCGTGGTTCGTCGAGTCCAGTGCGACCGTGCGAGCCCCGGCCGGACGCACGACCGTTTCGCCGGCATCGGTCGACCAGCCGTTGTCGCGGGTCGTGCAGGTCGTCGCGGCGCGACTTCGCTGGGAGCGCCGGGGGGCCTCGGCTTCTTCCGTCGCATCTGCCGGCGCTTCGTCGGCGTCGAGTTCGAAGACCAACTCGCCGCGGAGCACGGCCATTTCGGCCGGGGCGTCGATTCCCAGCCGGACGGTTTTCCCTTTGGTTCGGACGACGGTGATTGTGATCGAGTCGCCGATCTGAATCTTCTCGTTTTGCTTCCGTGTGAGAACCAACATGCGTCACTCCTTTGGTAGATGAGACAGGGCGTCCAACCGCCCGCGACGATGCACGTACTACGCACGCGGCGTGCCGGGGGATCATCGGCCGAGGGAGAAAACGGCAAGCTCGTGCCGAGACAAGCAGTTACGACGACGCTAGCGGTGCAGGCGCTGGCGGGCTCGCATGCCAGATTTGGCAGAGTCGACCGCGCCGCGTGCAATTTTTGCAGTTCGCGGCAGGCGGGAGATCGTCGGGGGACGGCGGCTTGCTCATGCCCCGTCAGCACGGCGGGCGATCCGATCGCGGAGTTCGGCGGCGCGTTCGTACTGCTCCGCAGCGATTGCGCGGGCGAGTTGCTCGGCCAGCGACGGGCCCAGTTCGTAGTGCGTGGAGATCGAGACGCGCATCTCTTGCAGCTTTTCGATGA from Pirellulales bacterium includes these protein-coding regions:
- a CDS encoding aminopeptidase P family protein, which produces MPEHHPYAPDLAACRRRQQRLLAEMERHGWSRVLLTRGESIQWLTGVHLGPLWTPCAALDADGRLTLALPDRKLGTPAAADETAGYAAKRFSTFRDDQAAASAAALVAALQPTTGTTAGEWSHWRPALQAAAASPVVDAEPTLFALRRRKDADELRMMRRANEANAAMYARARQIIRPGLSELDLYCELHTVAVTTLGEPLTYLGQDFQSCSRGGPPRDRLAQAGELWILDLGVGFRGYYSDNARTIAVGGDPTPEQLRAWKAVQELFAWIESTVRPGVSCRELHLDAQQRLDLQSPWAFNHHLGHGVGLAPHEGPHLNPEWDDHFAVGDFFTAEPGLYHRDLRTGLRLEQNYVVTDSGVELLTPWPLELA
- a CDS encoding carbon storage regulator — encoded protein: MLVLSRKVGERIHVGNGIVVEVRRVAGNRVTIAVEAPRDMRILRGELFEAATSFEGEQAVPDDEETASSPVVLGHGDLGLSVSSHTVA
- a CDS encoding alpha/beta fold hydrolase, whose product is MLHALAAACLAATLGGCSTSSNRWVSLRTTPRNPLTDTLGLVTRQGPKPTERTMQLLRRYDMVGRLQGDRAALLAEIEAIDRREPNREHAYAQAELAYVGAKKAETAMKTDEALKLYGASVLHAYRYLFADGYAATSNPYDPQFRRACDLYNGALEGTLRIVRAGGKLSPGTTHMLHAADGDCQIEVVLRSNGWHADDIDHIEFVSDYEVHGLRNHYHNFGLGVPLIAVRRHHEGADPDEAFYPPDLSFPVTAFLRIESDALRERPPVQGPSLAATATTKLPQPVTRAVLELYDPLEATSVAVAEAKVPLETDLSTPLAHFLSQPALDDDRVSTLGLLKPEKVAQLTGLYMLEPYRPDKIPVVMVHGLWSSPVTWMEMFNDLRSDPYLRDYYQFWFYLYPTGQPFWYSAGRMREDLAVMRQTLDPARREPALDQMVLVGHSMGGLVSKLQTVDSRDAFWKTVSEKPFAELQAEEAQRKELANAFFFDPNPSVRRVVTIGTPHRGSEFSNDLTRWLSQKLIRIPAQMLQGRNELFARNPGYFRNESALKINTSIDSLSPSSPILPVLLAADPGPWVRYHNVVGQAPRDGLTNKVSMWIAGEGDGVVSLVSGEVESAASQIVVPADHQSVHRHPQSILEVRRVLLEHLDDLRKHPSGTGVRFASSGEANSETGLPEAGSPWQGVPVAVPAARPYVGSSTGGEVYGPAPAVLR
- a CDS encoding carbon storage regulator, whose product is MLVLTRKQNEKIQIGDSITITVVRTKGKTVRLGIDAPAEMAVLRGELVFELDADEAPADATEEAEAPRRSQRSRAATTCTTRDNGWSTDAGETVVRPAGARTVALDSTNHAPLRSQVAARK